A single Alosa sapidissima isolate fAloSap1 chromosome 17, fAloSap1.pri, whole genome shotgun sequence DNA region contains:
- the atp6v1ab gene encoding V-type proton ATPase catalytic subunit A gives MDFSKLPKIRDEERESQFGYVHGVSGPVVTASSMAGAAMYELVRVGHSELVGEIIRLEGDMATIQVYEETSGVSVGDPVLRTGKPLSVELGPGCMGSIFDGIQRPLRDINDMTQSIYIPRGINIGSLTRDIKWEFTPSKNLRVGSHVTGGDIYGNVFENSLIKHKIMLPPRNRGTVTYLAPPGNYDVSDVVLELEFEGVKEKFTMIQVWPVRQVRPVTEKLPANHPLLTGQRVLDALFPCVQGGTTAIPGAFGCGKTVISQSLSKYSNSDVIIYVGCGERGNEMSEVLRDFPELTMEVDGKVESIMKRTALVANTSNMPVAAREASIYTGITLSEYFRDMGYNVSMMADSTSRWAEALREISGRLAEMPADSGYPAYLGARLASFYERAGRVKCLGNPEREGSVSIVGAVSPPGGDFSDPVTSATLGIVQVFWGLDKKLAQRKHFPSVNWLISYSKYTRALDEYYDKHFPEFVPLRTKAKEILQEEEDLAEIVQLVGKASLAETDKITLEVAKLIKDDFLQQNGYTPYDRFCPFYKTVGILSNMIAFYDMARHAVETTAQSDNKITWSMIREHMGEILYRISSMKFKDPVKEGEAKIKADYAQLHEDMQNSFRTLED, from the exons ATGGACTTCTCGAAGCTGCCCAAGATTCGCGATGAGGAGCGGGAGAGCCAGTTTGGATATGTGCACGGAGTCTCCGGGCCTG TGGTGACTGCCTCCAGCATGGCGGGAGCAGCCATGTACGAGCTGGTGCGTGTTGGCCACAGCGAGCTAGTGGGGGAGATCATCCGATTGGAGGGTGACATGGCAACCATCCAGGTGTATGAGGAAACAT CGGGTGTGTCTGTCGGGGACCCTGTCCTCCGTACGGGGAAACCCCTCTCCGTTGAGCTGGGGCCAGGCTGCATGGGCTCCATCTTTGATGGTATCCAGCGACCACTGAGGGACATCAACGACATGACCCAGAGCATCTACATCCCCAGGGGAATCAACATCGGATCCTTGACCCGAGACATAAAGTGGGAGTTTACCCCATCCAAAAACCTACGA GTCGGAAGCCATGTTACAGGAGGTGATATTTATGGCAATGTCTTTGAGAACTCCCTCATCAAGCACAAGATCATGCTGCCACCACGAAACAGAGGCACAGTTACATACCTGGCACCCCCTGGGAACTACGATGTCTCG GATGTGGTTCTGGAGCTGGAGTTCGAGGGAGTGAAGGAGAAGTTCACCATGATCCAGGTGTGGCCTGTGCGACAGGTGCGCCCCGTCACTGAGAAGCTGCCCGCCAATCATCCGCTGCTGACCGGTCAGAGGGTGCTGGATGCCCTCTTCCC gtgtgtccAGGGAGGAACCACAGCCATCCCAGGAGCCTTCGGTTGTGGCAAGACTGTGATCTCCCAGTCCTTGTCCAAGTATTCAAACAGTGACGTTATCATCTATGTAGGCTGTGGAGAGCGTGGTAATGAGATGTCTGAAGTACTGCGAGATTTCCCTGAG CTGACCATGGAGGTGGATGGAAAGGTAGAAAGCATCATGAAGAGAACGGCTCTGGTGGCCAACACCTCCAACATGCCTGTGGCTGCTCGTGAAGCCTCTATTTACACag GAATCACCCTGTCTGAATACTTCAGAGACATGGGCTACAACGTCAGTATGATGGCTGACTCTACCTCTCGCTGGGCTGAGGCTCTGAGGGAGATCTCTGGGCGTTTGGCTGAAATGCCTGCTG ACAGCGGTTACCCTGCCTACCTGGGTGCCCGTCTGGCCTCTTTCTACGAGCGTGCCGGCCGCGTGAAGTGCTTGGGCAACCCTGAGAGAGAGGGCAGTGTCAGTATTGTGGGGGC TGTATCACCTCCTGGTGGTGACTTCTCAGATCCTGTGACTTCTGCCACCCTGGGTATTGTGCAG gtGTTTTGgggtttggataagaagctggCTCAGAGGAAGCACTTTCCCTCTGTCAACTGGCTAATCAGTTACAGCAAGTACACACGCGCTCTGGACGAGTACTACGACAAACACTTCCCCGAGTTTGTGCCACTCCGCACTAAGGCCAAGGAGATCctgcaggaagaggaggatctGGCTGAGATTGTGCAGCTGGTCGGCAAG GCCTCACTGGCTGAGACCGATAAAATCACCCTGGAGGTAGCGAAGCTGATCAAGGATGACTTCCTGCAACAGAATGGATACACCCCTTATGACAG GTTTTGCCccttctacaagacggtgggcATCCTGTCCAACATGATCGCTTTCTATGACATGGCACGCCACGCCGTAGAGACCACCGCCCAGAGCGACAACAAGATCACCTGGTCCATGATCCGCGAGCACATGGGCGAGATTCTCTACAGGATCAGCTCCATGAAGTTCAAG GACCCTGTCAAGGAAGGAGAGGCCAAGATCAAGGCTGACTATGCCCAGCTGCACGAGGACATGCAGAACTCCTTCCGCACCCTGGAGGACTGA